Within Nitrospiria bacterium, the genomic segment TACCTACCCCTGAACAGCGGACCATCCCGATGATGTCTCCTATTATAACGTTGGGTATACAACCCATCCAAGTGACGCATGATTCGCGATAGATTGGCTTGAGGGGTTTGAAGAAGAACGTGGTAATGATTTCCCATCAAACAATAGGCAAACACTTCAATGCCCCACATCTGATGGCATTCACCCAACAGGTTTAAAA encodes:
- a CDS encoding transposase, whose protein sequence is MFRPLRIEYPDAYYHVMNRGLAYQKIFTDRVDRELFLNLLGECHQMWGIEVFAYCLMGNHYHVLLQTPQANLSRIMRHLDGLYTQRYNRRHHRDGPLFRGR